In Solea senegalensis isolate Sse05_10M linkage group LG6, IFAPA_SoseM_1, whole genome shotgun sequence, one genomic interval encodes:
- the tmx2b gene encoding thioredoxin-related transmembrane protein 2-B: MALLTPLFAFLYHLPQVYKWLLKPYYLVSLFMSIAFLAVRKTPGVCDHLDTQREDGNPCDFDWREVEILMFLSAIVMMKNRRAITVEQHLGNIILFSKVANVILFFRLDIRMGLLYLTLCIVFLMTCKPPLYMGPEYIKYFSDKTIDDELDKDSRVTWIVEFFASWSPECQSFASVYADLSLKYNCAGLKFGKVDIGRYGDVTKKYKVSASPLSKQLPSLVMFQGGKEVMRRPQVDKKGRAVSWSFSEENIIREFNLNELYQKSKKLSKNKEDKVNQSRFPPVPEEQEPDQQDGDDHMEETESKKDK; the protein is encoded by the exons ATGGCTCTGCTAACGCCGCTGTTCGCCTTCTTGTATCACCTGCCGCAGGTGTACAAATGGCTGCTAAAGCCGTATTATCTCGTGTCCCTCTTCATGTCCATAGCCTTTCTAGCTGTCAGAAAGACGCCGGGCGTCTGCGACCATTTAGACACACAGCGAGAGGACGGCAACCCCTGCGACTTCGACTGG AGAGAAGTGGAGATTCTCATGTTTCTTAGTGCCATCGTCATGATGAAGAACAGACGAGCCA taaCGGTGGAGCAGCATTTGGGGAACATCATCCTGTTCAGCAAAGTGGCCAACGTCATCCTGTTCTTCAGACTGGACATCAGGATGGGTCTGCTCTACCTCACGCTCTGCATCG tgtttctgaTGACGTGTAAACCTCCTCTGTACATGGGACCAGAGTACATCAAATACTTCAGCGACAAAACCATTGAT gacgaGTTGGACAAAGACAGTCGCGTGACTTGGATCGTGGAGTTTTTTGCCAGCTGGTCTCCAGAATGTCAGTCCTTCGCCTCGGTCTATGCCGATCTCTCGCTCAA gtATAACTGTGCCGGTCTCAAATTTGGCAAAGTGGACATTGGACGTTATGGAGACGTTACCAAGAA GTACAAGGTCTCTGCGTCTCCACTGTCCAAGCAGCTTCCATCGCTGGTGATGTTCCAGGGAGGGAAGGAGGTGATGCGACGCCCCCAGGTGGACAAGAAGGGGAGAGCAGTGTCCTGGAGTTtctctgag GAGAACATCATCCGAGAGTTCAACCTGAACGAGCTCTACCAGAAGTCCAAGAAGCTCAGCAAGAACAAGGAGGACAAAGTGAACCAGTCCAGGTTCCCACCGGTTCCTGAGGAGCAGGAGCCGGATCAGCAAGACGGCGATGACCACATGGAAGAGACGGAATCCAAGAAGGACAAATGA